The Synechocystis sp. PCC 7509 genome includes a window with the following:
- a CDS encoding hybrid sensor histidine kinase/response regulator translates to MVKLNQSSFRRILLSRILLLSVPVLLIGEAVAFRKVRSSLLERAHQYINISAVEKSEQIQAKIATMQTKMLLASQTTALKSGSPIEVQQFLRKLLLQLPNNIKCLQLTNLSEDKLIASTCDRLYPVIKPGVWSQQGNAMLEPQNIQIRSVFTGSSAAKKQTLLFSAPVYSNSPQRRYALQMQLILNSNQGNTRPPNAGTITDSTVIIAENGTIIVHPLAERVGSNISQQPDSQLWKKMVSKAIARPENDLNNFSFIQNGETFLASYKAIDSPITTEQGKHWVILAVTAQNTALQGLEEIKLILVLLTISLLGVSLLTALHLARKLAEPLEQLRDYALKLQNHHEVKRMPHNFKIREFNQLATALNRMVERLKMSAEELEIAWEEAKAANESKSNFLATTSHELRNPLNAIINCIRLVREDCCDDKQEETEFLERAEEAAIHLLGIINDLLDIAKIESGKLSLVMEELDLQQVLHEVISLQAIDIHKKNLQLITAKRPEPIIVKSDRAKLKQVLINVIGNAAKFTEAGSITIQTQIELEASSNSWRVSIMVEDTGIGIEPSQQHKLFRPFGMADGTTTRKFGGTGLGLAISRNLVELMGGSIMLCSAGINQGTTVVIFLPASNVLELPQFPEIKTRAIATPPAGSIP, encoded by the coding sequence ATGGTTAAGCTCAATCAATCCTCGTTTCGTCGCATTTTGCTATCAAGAATATTACTTTTGAGCGTACCAGTTTTGTTAATCGGTGAAGCTGTTGCTTTTCGCAAAGTCCGCTCTAGTTTGCTGGAAAGAGCGCACCAGTACATCAATATTAGCGCCGTAGAAAAAAGCGAACAAATCCAAGCCAAAATAGCTACCATGCAAACAAAAATGCTGTTAGCAAGTCAAACTACAGCGCTCAAATCAGGTTCGCCGATAGAAGTTCAACAATTTTTGAGAAAGCTTCTGCTTCAACTACCAAACAATATTAAATGCCTGCAACTGACAAATTTGTCAGAAGATAAATTAATTGCTAGTACCTGCGATCGCCTGTATCCAGTGATAAAACCCGGCGTGTGGTCACAGCAAGGAAATGCGATGTTAGAGCCACAAAATATCCAAATTAGATCGGTATTTACAGGTTCATCCGCAGCAAAAAAACAAACATTGCTATTTTCTGCGCCTGTATATAGTAATTCGCCTCAACGTCGTTATGCTTTGCAAATGCAATTGATTTTGAACAGCAATCAAGGCAATACTCGCCCACCCAATGCAGGCACAATCACCGATTCAACAGTGATAATTGCCGAAAATGGCACTATTATCGTCCATCCACTAGCCGAGCGAGTAGGAAGTAATATTAGTCAACAGCCAGATTCACAGCTATGGAAAAAAATGGTCAGCAAAGCGATCGCTAGACCAGAAAATGATTTAAACAATTTTTCCTTTATCCAAAATGGTGAAACGTTCTTAGCCAGCTACAAAGCTATTGATAGCCCAATTACGACCGAGCAGGGCAAACACTGGGTAATCCTTGCCGTCACAGCCCAAAACACCGCCTTACAGGGTTTAGAAGAAATAAAATTAATTTTAGTTTTACTGACAATCAGCTTACTAGGGGTAAGCTTATTAACAGCCCTACATCTAGCACGGAAATTAGCTGAACCATTAGAGCAACTGCGAGACTACGCTCTCAAATTGCAAAATCACCATGAAGTCAAACGGATGCCCCATAATTTCAAAATTAGGGAATTCAACCAACTAGCCACTGCCCTCAATCGCATGGTAGAACGGTTGAAAATGTCCGCCGAAGAACTAGAAATAGCTTGGGAAGAAGCAAAAGCTGCTAATGAGAGCAAAAGTAATTTTTTAGCTACCACCTCCCACGAACTGCGAAACCCCCTCAATGCCATTATCAATTGCATTCGTCTAGTTCGAGAAGACTGCTGTGACGACAAACAAGAAGAAACAGAGTTTTTAGAACGAGCAGAAGAAGCGGCAATTCACTTACTAGGTATTATTAACGACTTGCTCGACATTGCCAAAATTGAATCGGGCAAGCTTTCTTTGGTGATGGAAGAATTAGATTTACAGCAGGTATTGCACGAAGTAATTAGTTTACAGGCGATCGATATTCACAAAAAAAACTTACAATTAATTACCGCCAAAAGACCAGAGCCAATTATAGTTAAAAGCGATCGCGCTAAGTTAAAGCAAGTATTAATCAATGTAATTGGCAATGCTGCAAAGTTTACTGAAGCTGGCAGCATTACAATTCAAACCCAAATCGAACTAGAAGCAAGTAGTAATAGCTGGCGAGTCTCAATTATGGTTGAAGATACCGGCATAGGTATCGAGCCATCCCAGCAACATAAACTATTTCGTCCTTTTGGGATGGCCGATGGCACGACAACGCGAAAATTTGGCGGTACAGGGCTAGGACTTGCTATTTCCAGAAATTTAGTTGAACTAATGGGCGGTAGTATTATGTTGTGCAGTGCAGGCATTAACCAAGGTACAACGGTGGTGATTTTTTTGCCTGCGAGCAATGTTTTAGAACTACCACAATTTCCAGAGATAAAAACCAGGGCGATCGCTACTCCTCCTGCTGGCTCAATACCCTAA
- the rnc gene encoding ribonuclease III: protein MTNLSYPRRQKQLESLLQIIGIQSLALVNWQLLDLALTHPSVSSQANYEQLEFVGDAVVRLVAAEVLWEVYPDWKVGEFAAIRSVLVSDRILAFLATKYSIESYLLVTSSDKEGQQSRLADAFEAVLGALYLSTHTLELIRPWLDPHFMQLATEIRSDPARLNYKAALQEWTQGHFKVLPEYRVIENTQGHRPMATDERFSAQVWLQDRLLGQGIGRSIKAAEQAAAQVAFRVLSQQEE from the coding sequence ATGACGAATTTAAGTTATCCGCGTCGCCAAAAGCAGCTAGAAAGCTTGCTGCAAATAATCGGCATCCAATCATTAGCTTTGGTAAATTGGCAATTGTTAGATTTGGCACTGACTCATCCAAGTGTCTCTAGCCAGGCAAATTACGAACAATTGGAATTTGTAGGCGATGCGGTAGTGCGCCTTGTAGCGGCAGAAGTGTTGTGGGAAGTTTATCCAGATTGGAAAGTAGGGGAATTTGCGGCAATTCGTTCGGTATTGGTAAGCGATCGCATTTTGGCTTTTTTGGCTACTAAATACAGCATCGAATCCTACTTGCTGGTTACTAGCAGTGACAAAGAAGGGCAACAGTCAAGATTAGCTGATGCTTTTGAAGCCGTATTAGGGGCTTTATATCTTAGTACCCATACTTTAGAATTAATTAGACCTTGGCTCGATCCGCACTTTATGCAATTAGCCACAGAAATTCGTAGCGATCCAGCGCGGCTAAATTACAAAGCTGCCTTGCAAGAATGGACTCAAGGACATTTCAAAGTCTTACCAGAGTATCGAGTCATAGAAAATACTCAAGGGCATCGTCCAATGGCTACCGATGAGCGGTTTAGCGCCCAAGTTTGGCTGCAAGATCGCCTACTTGGTCAAGGTATTGGGCGCTCGATTAAAGCGGCGGAACAAGCCGCCGCTCAAGTTGCTTTTAGGGTATTGAGCCAGCAGGAGGAGTAG
- a CDS encoding ammonium transporter: protein MVKKILITAAIALMLLVGSPFISPALAATTEELIAAAQTSADTGFMLMCSALVLLMTPGLAFFYGGFVRDRNILNTLMMSFLLMGIVGVTWVLWGYSLAFAPGTPFIGGLQWLGLNGVSASMAVTDYLKGSAPEEVVSYSATIPHQTFMIYQAMFAIITPALISGAIVERVSFRAYALFVLIWSTFIYCPLAHMVWAKGGFLGLYGGIGALDFAGGTVVHISSGISALVAAIVIGPRKTYPSQLTSPHNVPFILLGAGLLWFGWFGFNAGSALASGGLATVAFVTTNTAAAAAALTWLILEKVLRGKPTAVGVATGAVAGLVGITPAAGFVPPLAAILIGSITAVCCFFAINLKHKVQIDDSLDTFPVHGVGGTVGAILTGIFATVEVNEFGKDGLLRGNFGQLGIQLAAIAVAVIFAGVGTFIILKILDATVGLRLSAEEEYQGMDIVEHGEEGYGEEFAGGLSIKQNS from the coding sequence GTGGTAAAGAAGATATTGATTACAGCAGCGATCGCGCTAATGCTGCTGGTAGGCTCTCCTTTCATCTCTCCAGCATTGGCGGCAACTACTGAAGAGTTGATAGCTGCGGCTCAAACGTCGGCGGACACAGGATTTATGTTAATGTGTTCGGCGCTAGTTTTGTTGATGACTCCAGGGTTAGCTTTTTTCTATGGCGGGTTTGTGCGCGATCGCAATATCTTAAATACTTTGATGATGAGCTTTTTGCTCATGGGTATAGTTGGTGTAACTTGGGTTCTTTGGGGTTATAGTCTGGCTTTTGCTCCAGGCACACCTTTTATTGGTGGCTTGCAATGGCTAGGCTTGAATGGTGTCAGCGCTTCGATGGCGGTAACTGATTATCTAAAAGGCTCCGCACCAGAGGAAGTAGTTTCTTACTCCGCAACTATTCCTCACCAAACATTCATGATTTATCAAGCAATGTTTGCAATTATTACCCCAGCGCTAATTTCTGGAGCAATTGTCGAGCGCGTCAGTTTCCGGGCTTATGCTTTATTTGTGCTAATTTGGTCAACGTTTATCTATTGTCCTTTAGCTCACATGGTATGGGCAAAAGGTGGCTTTTTAGGATTGTACGGTGGCATTGGCGCTTTGGATTTTGCGGGTGGTACGGTAGTACACATTAGCTCTGGAATTTCGGCTCTAGTAGCGGCAATTGTTATCGGCCCGCGCAAAACCTATCCAAGTCAGTTAACCTCCCCTCACAATGTACCTTTTATCTTGCTAGGTGCGGGTTTGCTATGGTTTGGTTGGTTTGGATTTAACGCTGGTAGTGCTTTGGCTTCTGGCGGCTTGGCTACGGTTGCTTTTGTGACTACCAATACGGCGGCGGCGGCGGCGGCGTTAACATGGCTAATTTTAGAAAAAGTTTTACGTGGTAAACCAACGGCGGTAGGCGTTGCAACAGGTGCAGTAGCTGGTTTAGTGGGGATTACACCTGCGGCCGGATTTGTGCCACCTCTAGCAGCAATATTAATTGGTAGTATTACTGCCGTTTGCTGCTTTTTTGCCATTAATTTAAAGCATAAAGTCCAAATTGATGACTCCTTAGATACCTTTCCCGTACATGGTGTAGGTGGTACGGTAGGGGCAATTTTAACCGGGATTTTTGCTACTGTTGAAGTCAATGAGTTTGGTAAAGATGGACTACTGCGCGGGAACTTTGGTCAACTTGGCATTCAATTAGCGGCGATCGCTGTTGCCGTTATTTTCGCTGGAGTTGGTACGTTTATAATTCTCAAAATCCTTGATGCTACCGTTGGTTTGCGTCTCTCTGCCGAGGAAGAATACCAAGGTATGGATATCGTTGAACACGGCGAAGAAGGTTATGGAGAAGAATTTGCAGGGGGATTAAGTATCAAGCAAAATTCTTAA
- a CDS encoding GNAT family N-acetyltransferase encodes MVKSIQPSYNVAWINKIAEVPQAAWDALAMPLKTPFLEWEWLNNLESSGSAIPQAGWLPNHLTIWRDRTLIAAAPMYLKGHSYGEFIFDQQWAEVSQRIGVDYYPKLLGMSPFTPAVGYRFLIAPEEDEDEMTGLMIRAIDYFCDRQNISGCHFLYVDPEWKPVLERHGFTAWLHHSSIWQNQEFKSFDDYLTIFNANQRRNIKRERKAVEKQSLQLQVLTGDEIPKSLFPLMYSFYADTCDKFGWWGSKYLTKGFFEQLYAHYRHRVVFVAAYNELDKRQPVGMSFCLTKGDRLYGRYWGSFQDIDCLHFDACYYAPIEWAIHQGIQTFDPGAGGRHKKRRGFPASPNHSMHRFYNRRLTQILLPYIKEVNQMEQQEIEAINQNLPFNPSSEDK; translated from the coding sequence ATGGTTAAATCGATTCAGCCTAGTTATAACGTTGCTTGGATTAACAAAATTGCCGAAGTTCCCCAAGCGGCATGGGATGCCCTCGCTATGCCCCTCAAAACGCCTTTTTTGGAGTGGGAATGGTTAAATAATTTAGAAAGCTCTGGGAGTGCTATACCCCAAGCTGGTTGGTTGCCGAATCATTTAACTATTTGGCGCGATCGCACTTTAATTGCCGCAGCACCAATGTATCTTAAAGGTCATAGTTACGGAGAGTTTATTTTTGACCAACAGTGGGCAGAAGTATCGCAACGAATTGGGGTGGATTATTACCCAAAACTCTTAGGAATGTCACCTTTTACCCCCGCCGTTGGCTACCGTTTTTTGATAGCGCCGGAAGAAGATGAAGACGAGATGACTGGGTTGATGATCAGGGCGATTGATTATTTTTGCGATCGCCAAAATATTTCGGGCTGTCATTTTTTGTATGTCGATCCCGAATGGAAACCAGTTTTAGAGCGTCATGGTTTTACAGCTTGGCTTCACCATAGCTCAATTTGGCAAAACCAAGAATTTAAAAGCTTTGACGATTATTTGACAATATTTAACGCCAATCAGCGCCGCAATATTAAACGCGAACGCAAAGCTGTAGAAAAGCAAAGTTTGCAGTTGCAAGTGTTGACGGGTGATGAGATTCCTAAGTCATTATTTCCGCTTATGTATAGCTTTTACGCCGATACTTGCGACAAATTTGGCTGGTGGGGAAGTAAGTATTTAACTAAGGGATTTTTTGAGCAGCTATACGCTCATTATCGGCATCGGGTGGTATTTGTAGCCGCTTATAACGAGTTAGATAAGCGTCAACCCGTGGGAATGTCTTTTTGTTTGACTAAAGGCGATCGCCTGTACGGGCGCTACTGGGGTAGTTTTCAAGATATTGATTGCTTACACTTTGATGCTTGCTACTACGCGCCGATTGAGTGGGCAATCCACCAAGGAATCCAAACTTTTGACCCCGGTGCAGGGGGCAGACATAAGAAGCGGCGAGGCTTTCCCGCAAGTCCCAATCACAGTATGCACCGCTTTTATAATCGGCGATTGACGCAAATTTTACTTCCTTATATCAAAGAAGTAAACCAGATGGAACAGCAAGAAATTGAGGCGATTAACCAAAACTTACCTTTTAATCCTAGTAGCGAAGATAAATAA
- a CDS encoding histone deacetylase family protein, whose product MDLPLIYHCDYVAALPEQHRFPMPKFRQLYELLIATGVAHPQQFFLPEIPCQQWLELVHTSEYVQAYLQGTLDAKAQRRIGLPWSPALVKRTCTAVGGTILTAQLALKYGLACNTAGGTHHAFPSYGSGYCIFNDLAIASRVIQRLNLARKILIIDLDVHQGDGTAFIFQNDDSVFTFSMHCEVNFPGTKQVSDLDIPLPVGMEDEDYLQTLANYLPDVLNQVKPDLVLYDAGVDTHVGDRLGKLALTDTGIFRREMQVLSTCIAARYPVACVIGGGYAEDLKSLVYRHSLLHRAASQTYRQYSL is encoded by the coding sequence ATGGATTTACCGTTAATTTATCATTGCGATTATGTTGCAGCCTTGCCAGAGCAGCATCGTTTTCCTATGCCCAAGTTTCGGCAACTGTACGAACTACTTATAGCTACTGGCGTAGCGCATCCTCAACAATTTTTTTTACCAGAAATTCCTTGCCAGCAATGGCTAGAGCTAGTTCATACCTCCGAATACGTCCAAGCCTACCTTCAAGGTACGTTAGATGCTAAAGCCCAACGGCGGATTGGTTTACCTTGGAGTCCAGCCTTGGTTAAGCGGACTTGTACCGCCGTCGGCGGCACAATTTTAACGGCTCAACTCGCTCTCAAATATGGTTTAGCTTGCAATACGGCGGGGGGTACTCATCATGCTTTCCCCAGCTACGGATCGGGCTATTGTATTTTTAACGATTTAGCGATCGCCTCGCGCGTGATTCAGCGCCTCAATCTTGCCCGCAAAATCCTAATTATCGATTTAGATGTACATCAAGGCGATGGTACGGCTTTTATCTTTCAAAACGATGACAGCGTGTTTACTTTTTCCATGCACTGCGAAGTCAATTTTCCTGGTACTAAACAAGTTAGCGATTTAGATATTCCCCTCCCGGTAGGGATGGAAGATGAGGATTATTTACAAACCCTAGCCAATTATTTGCCAGATGTCCTAAATCAAGTTAAGCCCGATCTAGTTTTGTATGATGCGGGGGTAGATACTCACGTAGGCGATCGCTTGGGCAAATTAGCCCTCACCGATACAGGGATTTTTCGCCGGGAAATGCAAGTTTTAAGTACCTGTATTGCGGCTAGATACCCGGTTGCTTGTGTAATTGGCGGCGGTTATGCAGAGGATCTTAAGAGCTTGGTTTATCGTCACTCTCTACTTCATCGTGCCGCTAGTCAAACCTATCGTCAATACAGTTTGTAG
- the gshA gene encoding glutamate--cysteine ligase: MLLSKGFEIEMYTGTPQGDIVGLSDQIVASVDGYMREPDSRNVEYITLPSTQYDTLLCDLVRPRQRLRKYLQHLGNYTLIPGSTLSLGGSDTFYRSDINNLYHSYIEQTYGTKVVTASVHINIGIDDPELLMQACRLVRVEAPLYLALSASSPFLDSLVTGYHSTRWGLFPQTPTDVPLFTSHAHHIAWVEAQIAAGTMQNVRHLWTSVRPNGDRRPYDLNRLELRICDLVSNPISLLAITALIEARLWQLLENPGLDPLTCSIFSPSSLLEVTKNNEAAAARNSLDATLTHWQDGRSIVARDWIEEIYSQVWDISKQKGFSCFLSPLVKLLSDGNEAQQWLRLNSCGFDPRQVVTYAQVAMAERELELEDKLCPSLLA, from the coding sequence GTGCTGCTATCAAAGGGCTTTGAAATAGAAATGTATACGGGAACGCCCCAAGGTGATATTGTCGGTCTTTCTGACCAAATTGTGGCATCCGTTGACGGCTATATGCGCGAACCTGATAGCCGCAATGTAGAATACATTACTCTGCCCTCCACTCAATACGACACTTTATTATGCGATTTGGTGCGACCTCGACAACGGTTGCGAAAGTATTTACAGCATTTAGGCAATTATACGCTCATTCCTGGCAGTACCTTATCATTAGGCGGTAGCGATACTTTTTACAGATCCGATATTAATAACCTTTACCATAGTTACATTGAGCAGACTTACGGCACTAAAGTTGTTACCGCTAGCGTCCATATAAATATTGGGATTGATGACCCGGAATTATTAATGCAAGCCTGTCGTCTTGTCCGGGTAGAAGCACCTTTATATCTTGCTCTTAGCGCTTCTTCACCTTTTTTAGATAGCTTGGTTACTGGCTATCATTCTACTCGTTGGGGACTATTCCCACAAACCCCCACAGATGTACCTTTATTTACCAGCCACGCTCACCATATCGCATGGGTAGAAGCCCAAATCGCCGCCGGGACAATGCAAAATGTCCGTCATTTGTGGACTTCCGTCAGACCAAATGGCGATCGCCGTCCTTACGATCTAAATCGTCTCGAATTACGAATTTGCGATTTAGTTAGCAATCCCATTTCTTTATTAGCAATTACGGCTCTAATCGAAGCCCGCCTTTGGCAATTGCTAGAAAACCCCGGATTAGACCCTCTGACTTGCAGTATCTTCAGTCCTTCAAGTTTATTGGAAGTGACCAAAAATAACGAAGCGGCGGCAGCTAGAAATAGCTTGGATGCTACTTTGACCCACTGGCAAGACGGTAGAAGTATTGTTGCTAGAGATTGGATTGAAGAAATTTACTCGCAAGTATGGGATATTTCTAAGCAAAAAGGTTTTAGCTGTTTTCTTTCTCCGTTAGTAAAACTACTGAGCGATGGAAATGAAGCCCAGCAGTGGCTAAGACTAAATTCTTGCGGCTTCGATCCAAGACAAGTTGTCACTTATGCTCAAGTAGCTATGGCAGAGCGAGAATTAGAGCTAGAAGACAAACTATGTCCATCTTTGCTTGCCTAA
- a CDS encoding ammonium transporter — translation MKVRFTPKHKRKNTKRRLKGHSRFNKNIPILAPLERAIKQLTPSWQACIPLATLIVLVWGYAAVAQDAPPASTDKVTQDLQSLRVGIDTLWVCIAAFLVFFMNAGFCMLETGFCRQKNAVNVLSKNLIVFAISTVAFWAIGFALMFGDGNPFFGTNGWFLSGADNSPAMGDAYQGVFGALNWTGVPLGAKFLFQLVFAGTAATIVSGAVAERIKFVDFLIFSLLLVGIAYPITGHWIWGGGWLAKAGFWDFAGSTVVHAVGGWAALMGAAFLGPRLGKYQNGVSIAMPGHNMSIATLGALILWLGWFGFNPGSTMSVNPSIAHIALTTNIAGSLGGIAATITAWLYLGKPDLSMIINGILAGLVGITASCAFVSLPWAAVIGAIAGVIVVFSVTFFDRIKIDDPVGATSVHLICGIWGTLAVGLFAEGPAGALNLYEEGLGPIKGLLLGGGFQQVWSQIIGIVSVGGITVLLSTIFWLALKATLGIRVTAEEEIQGLDISEHGMEAYSGLLKEADDTGLEMASSGGTQRSQGFI, via the coding sequence ATGAAGGTAAGATTCACACCCAAGCACAAGAGGAAGAACACGAAAAGGCGGCTAAAAGGGCATTCCCGCTTTAACAAAAATATACCGATTTTAGCTCCGTTAGAGCGAGCAATTAAACAACTGACTCCTAGTTGGCAAGCCTGCATCCCTCTAGCAACCTTAATTGTGCTGGTGTGGGGTTACGCCGCCGTCGCTCAAGATGCACCCCCTGCAAGTACCGATAAGGTAACGCAAGACTTGCAAAGCTTGAGGGTGGGGATAGACACCTTATGGGTATGTATAGCTGCCTTTTTGGTGTTTTTCATGAATGCGGGTTTCTGTATGCTAGAAACTGGGTTTTGTCGGCAAAAAAACGCTGTTAACGTGCTGTCAAAAAACTTAATTGTGTTTGCCATATCTACCGTAGCATTTTGGGCGATCGGTTTTGCCTTGATGTTTGGCGATGGCAATCCATTCTTTGGGACTAATGGCTGGTTTTTAAGTGGAGCCGACAATAGCCCAGCAATGGGAGATGCCTATCAAGGTGTTTTTGGCGCTCTAAATTGGACAGGCGTACCTCTAGGGGCAAAGTTTTTGTTTCAGTTAGTGTTTGCTGGAACTGCTGCCACAATTGTTTCTGGAGCGGTTGCCGAACGCATTAAATTTGTTGACTTTTTAATTTTTAGTCTATTGCTTGTCGGTATTGCTTACCCAATTACCGGACATTGGATTTGGGGTGGTGGATGGCTTGCAAAAGCAGGATTTTGGGACTTTGCCGGATCGACAGTAGTTCACGCCGTTGGTGGCTGGGCAGCTTTGATGGGTGCAGCCTTTTTAGGACCCCGTCTGGGCAAATATCAAAATGGTGTCTCGATAGCAATGCCGGGACACAACATGAGTATTGCTACTTTAGGCGCTTTGATCTTGTGGCTAGGATGGTTTGGGTTTAATCCTGGTTCAACAATGTCAGTAAATCCAAGTATTGCCCATATTGCTTTAACAACAAACATAGCAGGGTCTTTAGGTGGGATTGCTGCTACCATCACCGCTTGGCTGTATCTAGGCAAGCCAGACTTATCGATGATTATCAATGGCATCCTGGCAGGGTTAGTTGGGATTACAGCAAGTTGTGCTTTTGTGAGCTTGCCTTGGGCGGCAGTAATTGGAGCGATCGCCGGAGTAATAGTCGTTTTTTCTGTCACCTTCTTTGACAGAATCAAAATTGACGATCCGGTAGGTGCAACCTCTGTTCACTTAATTTGTGGCATTTGGGGAACCCTGGCAGTAGGTCTATTTGCCGAAGGCCCGGCGGGTGCGTTGAATCTATACGAAGAAGGTTTAGGCCCGATTAAGGGCTTACTACTGGGGGGAGGTTTCCAGCAAGTTTGGTCGCAAATTATCGGTATTGTCTCGGTAGGAGGTATCACTGTTCTCCTCAGTACAATTTTCTGGCTGGCACTCAAGGCTACCCTTGGTATTCGCGTGACGGCGGAAGAAGAAATTCAAGGTTTGGATATTAGCGAACATGGCATGGAAGCCTATAGTGGACTTCTTAAAGAGGCGGACGACACCGGGCTTGAAATGGCTTCTAGTGGGGGAACACAGCGATCGCAGGGATTTATCTAG
- a CDS encoding RibD family protein, whose translation MSFQLIANDRAMILPNNRPHTTVVLAMSADGKIADQGRSPARFASPADKDHLEEQIAAVDGVLFGAGTLRAYGSTIRVLKPQLIQQRYQKLLPPQPVQIVVSASGNIDRQLSFFRQPVPRYLLTTSHGAKPWQNKTEFDQVIVCQASTKSKINWINALEILSAMGLKRLAVLGGGEIVAAMLAADLIDELWLTICPLLLGGNNAPTPVGGEGFREIVAPRLELVSAKVIVSEVFLHYRRQREDDLSTL comes from the coding sequence GTGTCTTTTCAGCTAATAGCTAACGATCGCGCGATGATACTACCTAACAATCGTCCTCACACCACTGTAGTTTTAGCAATGAGCGCCGATGGCAAAATTGCTGACCAAGGGCGATCGCCGGCGCGGTTTGCTTCTCCAGCCGACAAAGATCACCTAGAGGAGCAAATCGCCGCCGTTGATGGTGTTTTATTCGGCGCTGGTACACTGCGAGCTTACGGCTCTACTATCCGTGTCTTGAAGCCACAACTTATACAACAAAGATACCAAAAATTGTTACCTCCGCAACCAGTCCAAATAGTGGTTTCTGCTAGTGGGAATATCGATCGCCAATTATCGTTTTTTCGCCAACCTGTACCCCGGTATTTATTAACTACGAGTCACGGCGCAAAGCCTTGGCAAAATAAGACAGAATTTGATCAAGTTATTGTCTGTCAAGCATCTACCAAAAGTAAGATTAATTGGATAAATGCCTTAGAAATATTATCAGCAATGGGTTTAAAACGCTTGGCGGTATTAGGGGGCGGCGAGATAGTCGCAGCAATGTTAGCCGCCGATTTAATTGATGAATTGTGGTTAACGATTTGTCCTTTACTTTTGGGGGGAAACAATGCCCCCACTCCTGTAGGAGGTGAAGGATTTAGAGAAATAGTTGCTCCGCGTCTAGAATTAGTATCGGCAAAAGTCATTGTTTCAGAAGTTTTTTTACATTATCGCCGCCAACGAGAGGACGATTTAAGTACCCTGTAG